In Carya illinoinensis cultivar Pawnee chromosome 16, C.illinoinensisPawnee_v1, whole genome shotgun sequence, a single window of DNA contains:
- the LOC122299577 gene encoding pathogenesis-related protein 5-like isoform X1 — protein MHHTPKVLRVAHFLHSIPFLSHRNQTTMGEEISVLFLLLLSIFSGSAAILSFENHCSYTVWPAIISRNGPTLGDGRFSLAPGKLAQLIAEPGWSGRVWARTGCNFDASGNGKCLTGDCGSLNCTGDGQPPITLAQIIIASGTTDNSFYDVSLVNGYNVGIGINVTSGTSDCQYAGCIDDLNGNCLPELQVVNVSGLVVACKSACEVFNAAQFCCADDYSTPETCSPTQYSEHFKKACPNAYSYPYDDVSSRFTCSGSNYSITFCPIES, from the exons ATGCACCATACCCCAAAGGTCTTAAGAGTTGCTCACTTTCTCCATTCAATACCCTTCTTATCTCACAGAAACCAAACAACAATGGGGGAAGAAATTTCAGTACTGTTTCTCCTTCTCCTTTCGATCTTCTCAG GTTCAGCAGCCATTCTTTCCTTTGAGAATCACTGCAGCTACACGGTGTGGCCCGCAATTATCTCCAGAAATGGTCCCACCCTTGGGGATGGCCGGTTTTCGTTGGCCCCTGGAAAATTGGCCCAGCTCATTGCTGAACCCGGCTGGTCCGGCAGGGTCTGGGCCCGAACTGGGTGCAACTTCGACGCCTCAGGTAACGGTAAATGCCTCACCGGTGATTGTGGTTCGCTGAATTGCACCGGAGACGGCCAGCCACCTATCACATTAGCCCAGATCATCATCGCATCGGGAACTACTGACAATAGCTTCTACGATGTCAGCCTGGTCAACGGCTACAATGTTGGCATTGGCATCAACGTCACCAGTGGAACAAGTGACTGCCAGTACGCAGGCTGCATCGATGACTTGAACGGCAACTGTCTGCCGGAGTTGCAGGTGGTTAATGTTTCTGGCTTGGTGGTGGCGTGCAAGAGCGCATGCGAGGTGTTCAATGCGGCCCAGTTTTGTTGCGCAGATGACTACTCAACGCCAGAAACTTGCTCGCCGACGCAGTACTCGGAACACTTCAAAAAAGCATGTCCGAACGCGTATAGCTACCCGTATGATGATGTTTCAAGCCGTTTCACTTGCTCTGGGTCGAATTACTCGATCACGTTTTGCCCAATAGAGTCGTGA
- the LOC122299577 gene encoding pathogenesis-related protein 5-like isoform X3, whose translation MVGCCGRKSRCTGWKFLSFFFSKLGSAAILSFENHCSYTVWPAIISRNGPTLGDGRFSLAPGKLAQLIAEPGWSGRVWARTGCNFDASGNGKCLTGDCGSLNCTGDGQPPITLAQIIIASGTTDNSFYDVSLVNGYNVGIGINVTSGTSDCQYAGCIDDLNGNCLPELQVVNVSGLVVACKSACEVFNAAQFCCADDYSTPETCSPTQYSEHFKKACPNAYSYPYDDVSSRFTCSGSNYSITFCPIES comes from the exons ATGGTGGGCTGTTGTGGGAGGAAAAGCAGATGTACCGGTTGGaagtttctctcttttttcttctctaaacTTG GTTCAGCAGCCATTCTTTCCTTTGAGAATCACTGCAGCTACACGGTGTGGCCCGCAATTATCTCCAGAAATGGTCCCACCCTTGGGGATGGCCGGTTTTCGTTGGCCCCTGGAAAATTGGCCCAGCTCATTGCTGAACCCGGCTGGTCCGGCAGGGTCTGGGCCCGAACTGGGTGCAACTTCGACGCCTCAGGTAACGGTAAATGCCTCACCGGTGATTGTGGTTCGCTGAATTGCACCGGAGACGGCCAGCCACCTATCACATTAGCCCAGATCATCATCGCATCGGGAACTACTGACAATAGCTTCTACGATGTCAGCCTGGTCAACGGCTACAATGTTGGCATTGGCATCAACGTCACCAGTGGAACAAGTGACTGCCAGTACGCAGGCTGCATCGATGACTTGAACGGCAACTGTCTGCCGGAGTTGCAGGTGGTTAATGTTTCTGGCTTGGTGGTGGCGTGCAAGAGCGCATGCGAGGTGTTCAATGCGGCCCAGTTTTGTTGCGCAGATGACTACTCAACGCCAGAAACTTGCTCGCCGACGCAGTACTCGGAACACTTCAAAAAAGCATGTCCGAACGCGTATAGCTACCCGTATGATGATGTTTCAAGCCGTTTCACTTGCTCTGGGTCGAATTACTCGATCACGTTTTGCCCAATAGAGTCGTGA
- the LOC122299577 gene encoding pathogenesis-related protein 5-like isoform X2, with the protein MQCVGAQECSAMRRQSCFSMLLELVLGLMPFEVGSAAILSFENHCSYTVWPAIISRNGPTLGDGRFSLAPGKLAQLIAEPGWSGRVWARTGCNFDASGNGKCLTGDCGSLNCTGDGQPPITLAQIIIASGTTDNSFYDVSLVNGYNVGIGINVTSGTSDCQYAGCIDDLNGNCLPELQVVNVSGLVVACKSACEVFNAAQFCCADDYSTPETCSPTQYSEHFKKACPNAYSYPYDDVSSRFTCSGSNYSITFCPIES; encoded by the exons ATGCAATGCGTCGGAGCTCAGGAATGCTCAGCAATGCGTCGACAATCTTGTTTTTCCATGCtcttggagcttgttttaggcctgATGCCATTTGAAGTCG GTTCAGCAGCCATTCTTTCCTTTGAGAATCACTGCAGCTACACGGTGTGGCCCGCAATTATCTCCAGAAATGGTCCCACCCTTGGGGATGGCCGGTTTTCGTTGGCCCCTGGAAAATTGGCCCAGCTCATTGCTGAACCCGGCTGGTCCGGCAGGGTCTGGGCCCGAACTGGGTGCAACTTCGACGCCTCAGGTAACGGTAAATGCCTCACCGGTGATTGTGGTTCGCTGAATTGCACCGGAGACGGCCAGCCACCTATCACATTAGCCCAGATCATCATCGCATCGGGAACTACTGACAATAGCTTCTACGATGTCAGCCTGGTCAACGGCTACAATGTTGGCATTGGCATCAACGTCACCAGTGGAACAAGTGACTGCCAGTACGCAGGCTGCATCGATGACTTGAACGGCAACTGTCTGCCGGAGTTGCAGGTGGTTAATGTTTCTGGCTTGGTGGTGGCGTGCAAGAGCGCATGCGAGGTGTTCAATGCGGCCCAGTTTTGTTGCGCAGATGACTACTCAACGCCAGAAACTTGCTCGCCGACGCAGTACTCGGAACACTTCAAAAAAGCATGTCCGAACGCGTATAGCTACCCGTATGATGATGTTTCAAGCCGTTTCACTTGCTCTGGGTCGAATTACTCGATCACGTTTTGCCCAATAGAGTCGTGA